In Camelina sativa cultivar DH55 chromosome 13, Cs, whole genome shotgun sequence, the genomic window TAACAAGAGAAGTGTCCGGGTTCATTACGGAGTTATGTATCCAAGTTTAAGATACCGTTCCTACTTCCCACACCACTGGAAAGCCACTCGGATCAGCAACACCTTAATTACCCCCTAGGGGATAATTATGATAGTATAAACTATAATGAtcaaatataagtatatatgttttcaattttcatacGTCCCATTCTATAGACATGTTAAGTATACCATATCAATAGAGATAATCTCACCATTttctcaaaactatatatactaatGATTATATTATTGGAATTATCATATTTCAAGTCAACAAAAGATCAAATAATCATGATCACATAAAATCATTATAGATTCTCGGATCAACTTCGTaggtttaaaaaagaaaaagaaaaaaagaatgcaGCAAGTGTTGGTTGACATAAAGAGAAATAGTATAATGCATCATAAGTGACACAAACGACCTCGGCAAATCAGCAATTCAAACCTCAGGTACTTTCTTGGCTTAAGTAAAACTAAAAGCGCAGAAGTGTGAGTTTATCAGAAATATACGTCCCTATTTGCAAACATAGAAAGCGTATAATACCATGGGCCGTTTGTAAGGCCCAAATATGTAGAAATTATTTATCGTCAAAAGCCCAACcgttttgatcttcttcttcttcctcgctcTCACACTCCTCCGACGAAACAACAAGcttcttcgttcttcttcttcctcggctTGGTTTCCTTTCTAAAAGTAAAATCTCTATTACTATCTTCTACGAAGAGATCGATTAAACCTAATTGTTCTcgttttagattagtttagacCTATTTGATAGAGTCTATGTACCAATGTAATggaatcaaccaaaaaaatcagtTCTGATTCATTGTTACTGTTTGGCGTAGAGGATTTGAAATGAGTTCAGAAGTAGTGGAAGATGAAATAAGTTCGTTTTTCGAATCATCTCCACCTCTGAAGAACATGGATGAGATCATAGAGAAGCTTAATCGATTCATTGAGTGGAACTCTTCGTCGCAAAGtggttatattatataatatgtgtaACGTTTtgaattgtatatatttttttgttagtttcctCTAATGAATTTGgaaagttttcatcttttcaGGAGGGAGGAGGATCGTTTGTGTAACTTCAGGGGGAACTACGGTTCCATTAGAGCAACGATGTGTAAGGTATATAGATAACTTCAGCTCCGGAAACAGAGGTGCTGCTTCTACTGAGTAAGGTTACTCACATTGTTCAGtaaaaagttatgttttttttttgggatcatTCTTGatcttggttttgatttggtgCTATAGAAATTTTGTGAAGGCTGGATACGCTGTAATCTTTCTGTATAGAAGGTAACATTAGTTTTAGCATTTTGTGTAGTTGAAACCTAAGTGGGATTGTGATGTTGGTAATGGCCTAATGGTGTTCTTTGGTTTTTGGAATCTTTAGGGGAACTTGCCAACCATATTGCCGGTCTCTTCCCGATGATCCATTTCTTGAATGTTTTGGGTTTCCTGATAAGACAAACATTCAAGGTttttcttgaatatatatacatagattcATCTTTCTTCAAACGTAGTGCACGGTTTATAGACGTTATGGATACATGTGTGTCTCAGTTTACCATGGGTAACAAATTATGTGTCTCTattcatattctttttaatgGTTTTTAGTTCATGCATCACATTTGGAAGCTGTGAAACTGGCTGTTATGGACCAGCAAGCTGTATGTATTACTTACACCACTTGTTTATTTTTACGAAACAACTGACCTTGTTTGAGACTGTTGTGTAATAGCTTTGACAATTAAACATTGCAGGCAGTAGCAGATGGTCGGTTACTAAAACTCCCATTCTCAACCATATATGAGTATCTTCAGGTTCTTGAATCCTACACAAGCTActttaatcatctttttttgtttggtcttgaCATATATAATCGAATCTTAAAACTGCACAAGAAGGCTATAGAATTAGTGAGAATTCTTCCACAGAGCTACAGCTGCAATTACTTTCTATTTGTAAAATGTTTCTGGTTACAGATGTTGCGGTTGATTGCAGCGGCATTGAAAGATGTAGGTTCATGTTCAATGTTTATCTAGCTGCTGCTGTATCTGACTTTTATGTGCCATGGGAGAGCATGGTAAGAGTCTCTTGTCCTATATAAGCCATGGCTTCACAAATTCTTGTGTCTGAATAAATATCTTTAACACATATTTGGTGAACTCTCAGACAGAGCACAAAATAGAATCAGGGTCTGGTCCTTTAGACATAAGACTAGCTCAAGTCCCTAAAATGCTTTCAGTCTTGAGATCAAATTGGGCTCCGAATGCTTTCTGTATATCATTCAAGgtcaatctctttctctctctgtttctctcttgtATTAAATTCTTCAAATCTCGAAAATTTATATGCAAAGTCTTGATCCAGCTTGAGACAGATTCAAAGATTCTGATAGAGAAGGCTACAAAGGCTCTACGAAAATACAAAGTGCACGCAGTTGTAGCCAATGAGCTATCAACACGCAAGGAAGAGGTTGTGGTTGTTTCAAACAGTGGTAATGTTGTGGTTAGACGCGATTGCGATAAGCCTGATGAGTCTATCGTTGAAGATAATCTCATTCGTCTCATCGTAGATCGACATTCTACATACATCAAAGAATCTCAAAGTTGATTCCTTAAAGGCTTCTAAGTCAATTAAAGTTTTAGTCTTTCCTTAACACTAAACATATACTGTAGGTGATCTATGTTTAATTAACAGTGTTGACAAGGACAAGTTAATTAATAATCACCGAAGCAACTTCGTAAACGAAAACAAGAACGCGTAAGTGACAAGAAATCCAATATCtatatcatattcatatatatgacTTTTGGCAAGATAAAAGAAATCCATAAGATTACACACTTGACTTTACAATTACACACAATTAACAAATTGTACATACATGATCGATCCACACcgtaaattcaaaaaaaaacaaaaaccagtaTAGATTAcatatttgttaaatttcatCATCAAAATTATGGACATCCTTACGACACTTGTATTTACAGTTTTACCATAATTTCGATGATTTTAACAAAACTTAGTTTTACTAGCAAGTATAATAATTTAAGGTGGACCGTATTCAGTACATATTATGTAACAATACTTAATAATATACAATTATCACAATCTTCTTTATCTTTACGTATGTATATCGATCATCAATAATTCCTTACGTACGTTTGTTGATGATGTTCATAGTGGAAACACGAGATGGAGACGACGGCGTTGTTCCAAACAATCCAAGACGGTCTGTCCCAAATCTCCGGCGATCGGACGTTCGAAACCTACCGGAGGAGTCTCCTGGAAGTCTCATGTAATAACCGGAGTTAGAAGGAGAGTGATGATCGCTGAGCAAAACAGACGAAAAGCTTCCTTCTCTTTTATACATAACAATTGCTTTGTACAAAAACGGAATCAAACCTTCCATATCTTGTTTGATAACTTAATAAATcctttagagatttttttttgggacgaTGAGGTTTATGGTTTTGTGATGATCATGATCAATGCGAGAAAGGCTTTGATGTACTAATATAATAGAGAAAAGGGGTAGGGATAGTGACTTGGCGTGATGGGTATGTTGCCACGTATGCTTAGGCGTGACGGTAAATAATGTATTTGAGAGGATATGCGTcgaaagagaaaattaaattaaagatgtTTTTATATAAGACGAAAGATAATATGTGAAAGTGAAGTCTCAACTTACATAAAGAAACCTTGAACTTCTCAAGCAACGATCAACAATTAATTGTATAAGTCAAAGTATTATATCATAGTTTGAAATAGTATAACATAATTGATTCAATATTCAATTCGTATAAAATTACCTACCGCACTAGCTAGCCTCGAAAATTCGGAAATCTTGAATGAAGTCATAGTTTGCATCATAGTTCGGGAAAAGTTTAATCCCATTGtcaatctattttaatatattatccaaaaaataatctttgttaataattaaaatgacttaattatataaaaacttgACTTCAATGCAGATATAATTGGATCTCTCACTCAAAAAGCAATGACTACTATACTTTCTTAGTTTTGAGGATCGTGTTAGGTGagagaataaaaacaaacacacatagGATATAGCcgttaaaactaaattaaagaaGATGTCAAACTAAATAAGGAAAGAACAAAATAGACATTCTGGGCCGTTATCTGAAGCCCAACATGTAGAATGTGAACTTTTTTATATTAGGCCTCACGTGGTTTGCACTCATATATTAACGAGAAAAGCAATTGTAAACTATGAttccggtttggttcggtttggtttaatgttttaaatgttAATTACTTTCTAAgtaaaatgataaaatcataTTTAGACTTCAAATCGGAGAACCGCCAACGAACGAagaatcgtcttcttcttcgtcttctccgtcgCTGATCGATCTAATACTCCGCTGTTTCTGTAATCAGCGGTGGTGATTGATGGCTTCTAACGATCCAACAAACGGCGGAGGTTTCTTCGCCTCTATTGCTTCATCCATCACCAATTTCGGGTCGGTCATGTCCAAATCAGTTAACGGGTAATGAATTCAAAACCCCCATATATACAATTTCTCTCGTTTTCGGATGGATTCACATACTTAGATGCTGGAAACTATTGTGTCGTTTTGGTATTGGGATGTTATAATATTTCATCTGGTTGGGATTTGAAGGCTTGTGTTTAATTGTTGAGCTAGAACTGGggaattttgtgtgtgtggttaTGAAGAAATCAAttatgtttgcttttgtttagtttgatgGGATATGAAGGGCTTGAAGTGATCAATCCAGAGGGGAGTACAGAAGATGCAGAGGAGGAAGCAGCAAGAGGAAGGTGGAAGCAAGAGGTATATATGATGCTGATTTACTACAGAATtgggcaaaaacaaaaaaacagattcTTCCTCTGAGTTTATATGTTGGCCTGATTTCTCAGGAACGTGATGGCTACTGGAAGATGATGCACAAGTACATAGGTTCTGATGTTACATCTATGGTGACTCTTCCTGTCATCATTTTTGAACCCATGACAATGCTTCAGAAAATGGCTGAGGTTTGTGTTCTTTGaatattagattatataatgAAAGAACCTGTTTACCTTTTTCGTTTCTattgaatatgtttttgttgtatctATCAGTTGATGGAATACTCGCATCTGCTTGACATGGCTGACAAAACCGAAGACCCTTACATGCGTATGGTATATGCATGTAAGCAAGCACATACCCAttctttctctccttccttGTGTTCAAACTCTTCATAGCTGTCTAGGATCAGTATCTCTgttcttgtagttttttttttatggtgcGGCTAACTTTCATCTGATCTGCTAACAGCATCATGGGCTATATCTGTGTATTATGCCTACCAGCGTACCTGGAAGCCGTTTAATCCAATCCTTGGTGAGACTTAAGAGATGACCAATCATAATGGGATTAATTTTATAGCTGAACAGGTGAGTCGTTTGTTTGGAACTCATCTTCCACTTTGGCTCGGAAAATAATCATCACATATGAGTTCTTAGTTGATAGTATCACTGTTTTGTTCCTCAGGTCTGTCATCACCCACCAATGAGTGCTGGTCATGCAGAAAACGAGCATTTCGCTTACGATTGCACTTCAAAACTCAAAACGAAATTCCTAGGCAACTCAATTGACGTCTACCCAGTAGGAAGGTAAAGTCTCCTGAATCTGTGTATATTAGATTTCAGATTCTCAATTGTGAGACAAGAAACACTGAACTTTTGTATCAATGAATCTGTGTGCAGGACACGAGTGACACTTAAAAGAGATGGTGTGGTTCTTGATCTTGTACCTCCCCTGACTAAGGTTCATAACCTTATCTTTGGACGAACATGGGTCGATTCGCCAGGAGAGATGGTCATGACGAACCTGACCACTGGTGATAAAGTAGTGCTTTACTTTCAACCATGTGGCTGGTTTGGGTAAGTTCTTACtttataaaacctaaaaactattaAACATATCTGATCACTATAATCTCATCTCCATGCCGCCTTCTCCATCTAGAGCTGAATTGTGGACCTAATGGACAGATCTGGACGTTATGAAGTGGACGGTTACGTGTATAATTCAGCTGAAGAGCCCAAGATACTAATGACCGGTAAATGGAACGAGTCCTTGTGTTATCAGCCATGTGACGCCGAAGGCGAACCTCTTCCAGGCACCGAACTGAAGGAGGTTTTGTCACTTTTTGTCCTAATTACCAAACTCAAGCAAATTCTCTGCAAGAAATATTCAGTTACCTTGTAATTCCGTTACATTATCACAGGTATGGAAGGTCGCTGAAGCTCCAAAGAACGATAAATACCAATACACACACTTTGCTCACAAGATCAATAGCTTTGACACTGCCCCTAAAAAGCTCTTGTCATCAGATTCACGTTTGCGTCCTGATAGATACGCACTTGAGATGGGTGATATGTCTAAATCTGGATACGAAAAGAGCAGGTACCTCTAATCATATAGTAGTCTTTATCTTCAGTTTTCACCAATTTGTTTCATTCATCATCCCAGAGTAATGTAAAGAGTAATGGAACCCGGGTTTTGTTTCTCAGACTAGAGGAGAGACAGAGGGCTGAGAAGAGAAGCCGAGAAGAGAAAGGTCAAGAATTTGTTCCAAAATGGtttgatgaaacagaggaagtcaCTCCTACACCATGGGGTGATCTCGAAGTTTACCAATTCAATGGAAAGTACTCGGTGCACCGCGCCACAGAGGATAACTCCGAGGTTAACACAGATGTGAAGTTGACGCAATTCAATCCTTGGCAATTCGAAGATCTATCTGCTTAACCGTTGGGGTGGTGCCATTAGTTGTGTTATGTAATGCTTGTTTCCTTCTTacatctttggttttgttttgttttgttgttggtatTAACCACCAGTTTCATTGTATTTTTCCGTAAATGATATTCCatgttgttttattatatacattctATTTACGTCTTTGAAAAACGTTGATTACTGTTTTCTGAGATTGAGAGATTTGTCTGAACTCTGAAGGCAATATGAACAGAGTAGTTTCTTGGGGCTTAAGCAACTAGTAAAAAACAAGGAAGCCAgcaatattgttttctttccctTGTCCATTGGTCGTACGTTAGACGGAAACATTTATTAGTGGATAAGTtacttactagttactactaCTAGTATAAGAGACTGAAATCATTAGAACATCGATAATAATATCTAGGTTGGTAACAAAAATAAGGAagttgatgaaaaaaaaaagacaaaaacagaaaaaatagtACATTATTAGCTGTCGTGGATGAGGTAATTTACGCGAAGGTTGTGTGGACTCACGAGGTtggttaaaattaaaattaaaaaccttcTTTCTACTCACGAGgttgattaaaaattaaaaataatttgttggtttctgaaacatttatttttttacacgTTTTTCTGGTACCATGAAATCTATATGAAGATAATCACTTAAACCAATTGGGTAGAAAGCAAAGCATTTACCCCATTTCATGTGGGACGACGTCTTCTTATTATATCTCTTGGCAACTATCTCCCACTCTTCAATATATTTAgtaacaaaaatcatattttcttacaaaaaaatgcAGTATTTACCCCATTGGCGGAGGCAGTGTGTTAGCATGGGGTCAATTGATCCCTatggatttacaaaaaaaaaaaaaattacttgtaCTTTTCggtaaaaaatcagaaaaatcataaaaatatgcATATTGACTTCTATAAAATAGTTACTAATATGTTTATTGACccctacaaattttttttaaatagattttggTTATTGAAAAAACTATTGACCGAGTAATATTCCTAGCTCAGCCACTGTACGTATCTAATAATTAGTTCATTAAATATGCCCTAAACTAAAGTTATAAGGTCGAGTTTATAACTCAATCGGTTCAATAAACCGACGCATCTTCTTCTAATTCAACCGACGTATTATTTAAGTTTTAACTGTCTTACATAACTTCCCATTTTCTTCTCCACgactctctctctatttctctatccatatatatatatatatatatacgtcacttttttttgttcactgaTCTCAAAACACTGTTCCCAGAGTGAAGAGTTGAATATACCGGTTCTATCAAACCGGTTCAGTTCGTAATGGATAATCTACTCTGCGNtatatatatatacgtcacttttttttgttcactgaTCTCAAAACACTGTTCCCAGAGTGAAGAGTTGAATATACCGGTTCTATCAAACCGGTTCAGTTCGTAATGGATAATCTACTCTGCGAAGAGTCATGGCCCGCGAGTCCTCTAACTCCGGAGCCTTTACCAAACTCCCGCCGCACTACTCACGACAATGACGTAGCGCTGATGTACCCGGAGATAGACGATGCGACGATGGAAGAAGCCATTTCTGTGGATTTGGAGAAAGAATTGTGTTTCAGTAATCACGGAGACAAGATTATTGAGTTTTTCGTATCTAAGAAGTTAACCGAGTTGAGGTTTCAAGCTGTTCAATGGCTAATTCAGGTATCTTTAttattacattatatattttgttttctctatctGAGATTTGGTATCTACCTGCTAAATTTTATAGTTACGTTTAACAACCTATAAAATCTTTCAAGATCGACTTATAATTGTCGGGGTTacgaaaatgttttttttttcttttctataaaagtattgattgatttataCTAACGTGATAACTTGACATTTTTGGAAATCTATTAGTCGTCATTAAAGGGAAAATTTACGAATTTAGAGGTTTTCGAATAAAAGTTTCGTTAAAGTGTGTAGATGATAATTGTTAACATTGTATAATTATCTGAAAGTTAATTTTTGTCTATGCTTTCTCAGACTCGGAGTCGGCTAAATCTTTCATATGAAACAGTATTTTCCGCCGCAAATTGCTTTGATCGGTTCGTCTATATGACTAGCTGCGaggtaataaaaattatttgtacCCAAGAAACATTTTTACTTACTATTTGTGGCTGAATGAGATGTTTACAATAAATAAACGCAGGAATGGACGAATTGGATGGTAGAACTAGTTGCATTGACCTCACTATCGATTGCGTCAAAGTTCAACGATGTTTCAACTGCTTCGCTTCAAGAACTTGAGATGGAAGGTCTTAATCATATGTTTCACCAGAACACAGTTCTTAAGATGGAACTCATAATGTTGAAAGCTCTCGATTGGCGTGTGAACTCTGTTACGAtatattctttttctcaaaCCCTTGTTTCGAAAATCGGTGTGATAGGGGATCATTTGAAGATGAATCGAATCAATTATCATCTTCTTGATGATTTATGCGGTAATTCTATGACCTATCTCTATCCTCTAACTGTTACTTGTTATggaagaaatataaatatttcaatggCAAAATTGATTATAGTTACATTCTGATGGGGCAGATTTGAAAATGCTTCAATATCCACCAAGCGTTGTGGCAGCTGCGGCTATGTGGGATGTCTTGGAAGAGAAAGAGCTTCGCGAAAAAATTATGAATCTCTTTGGTCAACAGCataaggtaatttttttttttttttggttcgtttAATAAAAGTTTTCACTAGTAGCggatataaatttttttactaactACTTAAATCACTttgtaaacataaaatatgCAGAACAATATTGTGAAATGTGTAAACGCGATGAAATCTCGTAGCAAGGAACAGGCGCCGTCGAGAAGGAAAATATTCGAAGCGAAGAGTTTTATGAGTCTGTTGCAgggaggagaagaaaatgatgattatTACGTTGAAGATCTCTCTGCCGTTTTTCAGATTATACGATCcgataagaagaagagagacatagATAACCACCAATTCGACTCTCGTCCGGCAAAAAGAATGACGATTGGAATGTCAAACCACATTTagcatttttttatatatattgtattatgactacaaaatttattttattatttatatttacacaGATTTTGATCTCAACTGTAATGTATCGTAAAATGccgaataataaaaaaataaagatatatttttcttttactatgtTATTTTGATCAATGAGAGTGGAAAGAAAAATACAAGTTgcaactatatataattaaatattatatatttttttatttgtcaaataATTTAGTACATACTCTTAATTAgtccagcaaaaaaaaaaaaagatgtttcaGGAAGGAAGACGTGGCAGAATATGAATGGTTGTAGCTACAAAGCAGTTTTATCCACAAGCGCAAATTCTCTGATTTGTGAAGATAAACAGATTCAGGGAACGTTAAATTGATAAATCGTTATTTCTTCTATCAAAggcaaagaaataaaaatgagttCGTCGCCATTATCGTCATCACTCTTTCATCCACTTTCGACCTTGTCGCCTCAAGGGCATGGTCGGATGAAGAACCTCTGTTTCGGTCGGAAGCAACAGACTGTCATTGTCCGAGCCGCGAAACTCCCTGAAGGGGTAAACAAAattcgaactttttttttctttcaataatcaaatattaataatctcTCCAATGGTACAAATGGGTTAATATAAAACACTTTTGTAGGTGATATTCCCCAAAGTACAACCAAAATCTCAACCTGCGTTTCTTGGTTTCACACAAACAGCTGAGATTTGGAACTCCAGAGCTTGCATGATGGGTCTCATCGGTACTTTCATCGTCGAACTGGTGAGGTTCTATTCCGATATAATGATTTTAAGACATACGAGAGAtatcaaaactgaaaaaaaaaaaaaatcatcactgTTTCTTGTTTTACAGATTCTGAACAAGGGAATACTCGAGCTGATCGGTGTAGAGATTGGGAAAGGACTTGATCTTCCTCTGTAATGTAATCTACTAAGTGTAACACATCAAAAACGTCAACATTTGTTTATGagaaagtttgaatcttttgagATTTCTCTTCACAACCACTATTGCTAAATTGGTTTTTAGAGTACACGAGTGGTGCGAGCATCTATGATTGCTGCTTTATTTAATGCTTCTGAAAGAGAGATGCGTCTGTTTCTCCACGCTGATTCAGCCCATGATTTCATTTTCTCTCCTTCGCTTCTTCTGTTCTCTTGAATCAGTAGTAGCTCTGCATACCCTCCTGCAAATGTCCAACAAGCGTTTTAGCTTAATTTTAACAACCGTTTTGTGACTTTTCGTTCAAAAGGAAACGAGTGATAAAGCTTACCTCTTGCTAGAGCCATTACTTCTTGATTTTCCATGTTAATTATCCCTATAGAATACAGAGTAAATTTGTTAGGTCAATCCTCTTAGTCTCGATTACTCGATAACATGCAAAGAAAGCGTCTTTTAAGTACCTTGTGAATCCACTGGAGGTGCTTTCATGAGATCCAACGCTTTTCTGAAGAGACCCTATTATGAAGAACAAAGAAGGCAGGTGTAAGATTAGGAGACTGCAAAGTTATTTGAGTTTAGAGAAACTTGTTTCTGACCTCTTGAATCAGGATAGAACTCGAGCGTTCTTGCCTTGCTTTGTTTCCGTACATCAGAGCCACAGCGGTTAACATTACACCAACCTTAGGATGACTGTCTCCTGATCGGAGGATGATCAAAACAGGGGAATCTATTAGTCAATGAATCTATTGTTCATTGAGAATTGACAAACAATTCACCACACAACACAGTACCATGATATTCCTCAGCGATTGACAATGCTTGTGTCAGTGTTGTCTCCGCAACATCAAAGTTTCtaacaaaagcaaacacaaacagggactaatgatatatataaacaataaaattcacaCGAGATCTGTATGCACAAACTCAAAGCCTACC contains:
- the LOC104734212 gene encoding LOW QUALITY PROTEIN: phosphopantothenate--cysteine ligase 2-like (The sequence of the model RefSeq protein was modified relative to this genomic sequence to represent the inferred CDS: inserted 1 base in 1 codon); amino-acid sequence: MSSEVVEDEISSFFESSPPLKNMDEIIEKLNRFIEWNSSSQSGGRRIVCVTSGGTTVPLEQRCVRYIDNFSSGNRGAASTENFVKAGYAVIFLYRRGTCQPYCRSLPDDPFLECFGFPDKTNIQVHASHLEAVKLAVMDQQAAVADGRLLKLPFSTIYEYLQMLRLIAAALKDVGSCSMXYLAAAVSDFYVPWESMTEHKIESGSGPLDIRLAQVPKMLSVLRSNWAPNAFCISFKLETDSKILIEKATKALRKYKVHAVVANELSTRKEEVVVVSNSGNVVVRRDCDKPDESIVEDNLIRLIVDRHSTYIKESQS
- the LOC109128303 gene encoding uncharacterized protein LOC109128303, with the protein product MEGLIPFLYKAIVMYKREGSFSSVLLSDHHSPSNSGYYMRLPGDSSGRFRTSDRRRFGTDRLGLFGTTPSSPSRVSTMNIINKRT
- the LOC104734214 gene encoding putative cyclin-D7-1, with translation MDNLLCEESWPASPLTPEPLPNSRRTTHDNDVALMYPEIDDATMEEAISVDLEKELCFSNHGDKIIEFFVSKKLTELRFQAVQWLIQTRSRLNLSYETVFSAANCFDRFVYMTSCEEWTNWMVELVALTSLSIASKFNDVSTASLQELEMEGLNHMFHQNTVLKMELIMLKALDWRVNSVTIYSFSQTLVSKIGVIGDHLKMNRINYHLLDDLCDLKMLQYPPSVVAAAAMWDVLEEKELREKIMNLFGQQHKNNIVKCVNAMKSRSKEQAPSRRKIFEAKSFMSLLQGGEENDDYYVEDLSAVFQIIRSDKKKRDIDNHQFDSRPAKRMTIGMSNHI
- the LOC104734216 gene encoding light-harvesting complex-like protein OHP1, chloroplastic isoform X2 — its product is MSSSPLSSSLFHPLSTLSPQGHGRMKNLCFGRKQQTVIVRAAKLPEGVIFPKVQPKSQPAFLGFTQTAEIWNSRACMMGLIGTFIVELVRF
- the LOC104734216 gene encoding light-harvesting complex-like protein OHP1, chloroplastic isoform X1, producing the protein MSSSPLSSSLFHPLSTLSPQGHGRMKNLCFGRKQQTVIVRAAKLPEGVIFPKVQPKSQPAFLGFTQTAEIWNSRACMMGLIGTFIVELILNKGILELIGVEIGKGLDLPL